CGGGCGCGAACACTGCGAGCACTGGGGCCCGGCGAGCTCCGTGAGTCGGATCCTGCTGACCAGCGGCAGCACGGCCTGGGATCTCGCGGTCAAGTGGAACCATCCGCGCGGAGCGCGCGCTGCGTTCGCCGAGCGCTGGCGGGGTTCGCGAGCGGCGCGAGCGGTGGCCGGAGCGCGACGGCTGGCTTCGCTCGGGATCGCCCATCCCGAGACCTGGGCGATCGCCGAGCGCCGGCCCTGGGGTCGCGTCGAGGAGAGCTTTCTGCTGACCGGGTTCCTGCCCGGTTCGTTGCCCCTGCCCGCGGCGATGCCCGAGCTGCTGCGCGACGCCTCGCGCCGGCGCCGGGTCGCGGACGCCCTCGGGCGTGCCCTCGGGCGACTCCACGCCGCCGATCTGGACCATGGCGACTTGAAGCACTCGAACCTGCTGGTCACCGCCGACGACGACATCGCGCTGCTCGACCTCGACTCGCTGGACCCCCCGAAGGCGCCCACCTGGCGGCGGCGCGTGCGCGCCCTCGGCCAGCTCGAAGCCTACACACGCGACCTCTATCCCGAGCTGCCGCGGAGCGATCGCGCGCGGGTGCTGCGCGCGTACTTCCGCGAGGACCCGCGCTGCGCGGGACGTCGCGAGGCGTTGCTGAGCGACGTCGAAGCGTGGGTCGCCGAGCGCTTGCGCCGCTGGGAGGGCCGAGACCGACAGCTCCACATCTACTACCCGCTGGCGCCGCGCCCGGCGCTGCCCCCGACCCGGGTCGACGTGTCGCCGGGCTCCGAGGCCGCTGTGACCACCGAGGAGGGCAGGCGCTGCGCATCGCACTGACCCATCCGCGGGCCAGCGATGTCGGCGGCGTCGAACGCCAGGCGCACAGCATCGCCGTGGCCCTGCTCGACGCGGGCCACGAGGTCCATTTCTTTTGTCAGCGGGCCGATGCTGGCATCGACCCGCGCCTTCGGATCCACCGACTCTCCAACCCCCTGCGGCCGCTCCGTTGGTTCAAGGTCTGGTGGTTCGATCGCGCGAGCGAGCGTGCCGTGCGCGATGCCGGGCCCTTCGATCTGGTGCAGGGGTTCGGAAAGACCTCCCGCCAGGACGTGTACTTCGACGGCAGCGGCTGTCTCGCCGACTTCCAGCGCTGGTCGGTGGACGCCACGATCGACGCGGAATGGCGGCGCGCGCTGCGTCGGGCCAGTCCGCACCAGCGCGTCGTCGCCCGGATCGAGGGCAACCGGTACACGCCCGGGAACTACCGGCGCATCCTCGCGATCTCGGACCTCGTCCGCGATCAGATCCTCGCGCGCTACGGCTTGCCCTCTGAGGACGTCGAGACGCTCTACCCCGGCGTCGATCTCGAACGCTTCCGGCCCGACGCCGCGCGCGCAGCCGAGGCGCGCCGCAGCCTCGGCCTCTCCGAAGCCACGCCCCTGCTCGCGTTCCTCGGGTCCGACTACCGGCGCAAGGGGCTCCCGGTCTTTCTCGAGACCCTCGCGCGTCTCGAGGGTGTGCACGGTTTCGTGATCGGAAACGAGCGCGCCGAGCGTGTCCGCGCCTTTCAGGAAGACGCGCGGCAGCTCGGCGTGGGAGACCGGGTGCATTGGCTCGGGGTCCAGCCCGAACCTGAGGCCTGGCTCGCGGCGGCGGACGCCTTCCTGTTCCCCACCCACTTCGACGCGTTCGGGAGCGCGGTGCTGGAGGCCCTGGCGTGCGGAGTGCCGGCGATCGTCAGTCGCGAAGCAGGCGCTGCCGAGTTGGTAGAGCCCGGCAGGACCGGGGACACCCTCGAGCGTACGGCGCCCGTCGCGGCGTGGGCCGAAGCCGCGGCGGAGTGGCTCGTCCGCGAGGGACGCGATCAACGCTGCGCAGATGCGCGGGCCGCCGCCGAGGCCCATCCCTGGAGCCGACACGTGGGCCGGATTCTCGAGCTGTATCAGGAGCTTGGGAAGTCACCCCCCGTGGTTCCCCACGGGGGATAGCGCCTCCCGAGGGCCCGTCCCATACTTCCAGGGCATCACCCGCCCGGGCATCCCCCTCGAAGGCCCGGACCGCAGAAGGGAACGGCTGCCTTCGATGGAGCTGGCTCGGGCCTTCGACACACTGGGTCTCGACCCCGGCGCATCCGTGCAGGAAGTCGAGGCGGCATACCGCCGCCTCTGCGACGACTTCGACGCGCGGATTGGCCGCGTGACGAGTCTCGCCCTGCGAGACCGCTATGCGGCGGCGCGCGCAGAGCTCGAAGCGGCACGCGCGGCCGCGATCCAGGTGGCGGGCCAGACCGTCAGAGCCTCCGGGCAGGAGGATCCCCACACCCGCTCCTGGGACGTGCTCGGCCTCCAGGCCGGAGCCTCGCCCCTCGAAGTGGCGTCGGCCTACGTCTCCCTGTGTGAGGAGCTCGACCGCGAGCTGGATTCGGCACCGACCGAGGCGCTGCGGCGCCGCTGCCTGGAAGCGCGCGCCGAGATCGACGCCGCCTATCAACTCTGCGCTGCCGCTCCGCTCGCCGAGTCGGGCGAAGCCCAGACCCCGCCCTCGGGCTACGAGACCCAGATGGCGCCGGCCGCGTTCGAGGCCCGGCAGCCCGAGCCGCCGCCGGAACCTGCGCCGGCGGCGATCGAGATCGTCACCGATCCGGCCCCGGTCCCGACACGACGCCGGAGGCGTCGGCCGCTGCGCCGCTTCGGCGCCTTCGCCTTCACGCTGTTGATCGCCTGCGCCGCGACCCTCGGCTACGGCTGGACGACCAAGGCCGAGTGGTTCCAGTTGGTGAAGCGGGTCCTGCCCTTGCCGCCGGCTCCGGCCCTCGTCGAGGCCCAGAGCGCCGCCGAGTACCTGCGCCGACGAGTGGTCGAGGAGCGCCGCGACATCGAGCAGCGCGCCGATGTGGCGTCCCAGCGCGTGGATCAGCTCCAGGCCGCTTCCTACGCCGAGACCGAGCCCGAAGCGCGACACCGGGCCGAGGTCGCCCTCGAACAGGCCCAGTCGCGCACGAACCTCGCGAGCCGCTTGCGCGATCTCACAGAACGACACGTCTTCTCGAGCAGCGCGCTCGCCGAGGCCTACGGTCGCATGGAACTCGGGGCCGAGCTGGCCGAGGCTGGCGAGCCCGACCGCGCGATCGCGGCCTATTCGGAAGCGCGCTCTCACCTCGAAGCCACGCTCGAGAGTCTCGACGAAGCCGAGTCGGCGCTCGGTGTGCGCTCGGAAGCCCTGGCCGCGCGCGATGCCTGGATCGCGCTCGCCGCCTCGGCGGGCCTCGAGCCCGGTGCGGCGATCCGCGACGGTGGGACGCGCCTGGAAGCCGGCGATCGACTCCTGGAAGAGGGCAATTTCGCCGGGGCGACGCCCGAGCTCCGTTCCGCCTCTCAGCACTTCCGCACCGCTCTCGACGAGGGACGACGCATCCTCGCCGAAGAGCGCGAGCGCGCCGAGGCCGAGGCGCGCAACGCGCCGCCCGAAGAAGAGGCGGAACAGCTCGCCAGCAACGGCAGCCCGCCGGAGACGAACGGGAGCCACGGCGGCCGCGAGGCGGTGCTGGCTTCGGTGTCTCCCGGTGAGCGGGCCGACGTGAAGCTGGTCGCCATTCCGGCCGGCGCCTTTCTCTACGGTTGCAACGGCCTGGTCGAGCAGGACTGCGCCGACTCGGAACCGGCCGGCCGGCGCACCCAGGTAGACGCCTTCCGCATCGATCGCACGGAGGTCCGCGTCTCCGAGTACAAGCATTGCGTCGATGCCGGCGTGTGCGCGGCCCCCGCGACGGGCGGCGGCTGCAACTGGGAGAACCCGGGGCGTGGCGACCACCCGGTGAACTGCATCGCCTGGGAGCAGGCCTCGGCCTACTGCGGCTGGGTCGGGAAGCGCCTGCCCACGGAGCAGGAGTGGGAGAAGGCGGCGCGCGGCACCGACGGCCGGACCTATCCCTGGGGCAACGTGCGCGCGAGCTGTGAAGTCGCCGTGATGAGCGAAGGGGGCAGCGGCGGCTGCGGACGCTCGTCGACGGCGCCCGTCGGCAGCCTCGAGCGCGGACGAAGTCCCTACGGCCTCTTCGACATGGCTGGGAACGTCCTCGAGTGGACGGTCAGCCTGCACGAATCGGGCTCGGGAGCGCGCGTGCTGCGCGGCGGCTCCTGGCAGAACGGAGCGGGCTTCATGCGGTCGTCGCACCGAGAGGGGGCGTCGCCGAAGCTCCGCCACGAGAGCGTCGGTCTCCGCTGCGCCGAGGGCGCCGTCGTCGCCGAGAACGGCGCCTCCTGAGCCGGCTGCGCGCCGCGGAAGACGATGTTCCCGCTCCGCGATGACAATCCCACCCTCTCCGGGTCCTGGGTGACCTTCGCCTTCATCGGCCTGAACGCCCTGGCCTGGTTCCTGGTGCAAGGGTTCGGCGGCGATCCGGCGTTCAGTGAGTCGATCTGTTCGCTTGGTGCGATCCCGGCGGCGGTGCTCGGCACGCTGGGTCCCGGCAGCGAAGTGCCGCTCGGACCACAGCACGTCTGCACCATCGGTGGGAGTACGACCTACACGGTCGTCACCTCGATGTTCATGCACGGGGGCTGGTTCCACATCCTGGGCAACCTGTGGTTCCTCTACGTCTTCGGCGACAACGTCGAAGACGCGATGGGACCCGTGCGCTTCGCGGTGTTCTACCTGGTGTGCGGGATCGCCGCGACGGCCGCGCACATTGCTTCGAGCCCCGAGAGCGCCGTGCCCGTCGTCGGTGCATCCGGGGCGATCGGCGGCGTGATGGGCGCCTATGCGTTCCTGTATCCCCGCGTGTCCGTGCACTTGCTGATCACCCTCGGCTTCTACGTCACGACCACCGTGGTGCCGGCCTGGATGATGCTCGGGTACTGGTTCGTCATTCAGGTCGTTGGTGGCCTTCCCGCTCTCGCGGGCAGCGGCGGAGGCGTGGCGTTCTGGGCACACGTGGGCGGGTTCCTCGCGGGCGTTGCGTTGCTGCCGCTCTTCCGTGTACCGGCGCGCGTCGAGGCCCATCGGCGTCACGTCGGTCGCGACCGTTTCTGAGCCCGCCTATGCTCCCGGCCGCCGCCGTCGTCGGAGGCTGGAGGAACCGTGGTCACGATCGGAATGAACTACTTCGTCTTGCCGGGGAAGGAGCAGGTGTTCGAGGACGCCTGCGCCCGGGTCGTCGACACGATGAACGGGATCGACGGGCACGACGACTCGCACCTCTACAAGCAGATCGACGGCGACCGCCCGGTCTACCTGATCGTCTCGCGTTGGCAGAGCGAGGACGCGTTTCAGGCCTTCGTGGCTTCCGACGCGTTCAAGAAGGTCACGAACTGGGGGGCCGAGAACATCCTGACTGGCCCGCCCCGGCACACGACCTACCAGGAGGGGTGAGCGCCAAGCGGGCGACCGTCGTCGGCCTCGGCCTGTGCGTGATCGATCACCTCTACCTGGTCGAGGCGCAGGACCCACGGGCCGAGCGACAGAACTACCGCGACCGCCGCGTGTCGGTTGGCGGCATGGTGACGAACGCGCTGGCCCAGGTGGCCCGGCTCGGGGCCCGCGCCGAACTGGTCACCCAGCTCGGCGACGATCCCGACGGGGTGCGTGCGCGACGGGAGCTGCGCACCCTCGGGATCGGAACGCGCAGCGTGCAGGTCTCGCGCGCCATGCCCACCACCGTCGCGGTCGTCTTCGTCGACCCGGCGACCGGGGAGCGACGCTTCCTCACCGCTCCGCGCGCGAAGCTCGAAGCGCGCGTGCGCGGTCTGGACCTCGCCGCGATTCGTCCGGGCCGGGTGTTGCTCGTCGACGGTCACTTCCCGAGCCAGCTGCGTCGGGCCGCTCGCCGGGCCCGCAAGCACGGGGTCCCCGTGGTGGGCGATCTGAGTGATGCCCGTCCGGCCTACGTCGCACTGCTTCCCTACCTCGATCGGCCGGTCCTACCCGAGGGCTTCGTGCGCGCATGGCATCGGGGAACGCCCTCCGATGCGATTCGCCGACTTCACGACGAGTTCGGGGCGGAAGCGGTGGTGACCCAGGGGAGCCGGGGCGGGCTCTACTGGAACGACGGACGGGTCGCGCGCTATCGCTCGCCGCGCGTGACCGTCCGCGATACCACGGGTGCCGGCGACGCCTTTCACGGGGCCTTCGCGGTCGGTCTGGCCGAAGGGCTGCCGCTCGCCGACAACGTCGCGCGCGCGGCGCGCGCGGGCGCCACGGCCTGCACCCGCGTGGGTGCGACGGCGAAGTTGCTCGGGCGCAGTGCCTGGGAGCGAGTCCGCGCTACGGCGTCTCGGTGATCAGCCGGTCGATCGCATGGACCGGCGCCGCGTCGCCCGCCATCAGGTGGGCGATCGCGCCGTAGACCCGCTGCTGCTGCTTCACCCGATTCTGATCGGCGAAGCTCGCGCACACCACGCGCACCGAGAAGTGGCCCGGGCTGTTCGCCGTCACCTCGACGGTCGCCGCGTCCGGGAACACCTCGCGCACCGCCTTCTCGAGCTGCGGGACCAGGTCTTCGGGCGGATCGCTGGGCGACGAGAGGATCTGCAGGGGCACGGGGGTCTCCAGGGGCGCGAGCAGCGCGGTCAGGATTCCTTGGCGGTCCGGGTCACGTTCGGGCGGGTCGACGTCAGCGCGACGAGATCGGCCAAGACCTCGAGGGCTTCCTCGACCTGCACGTCGAGCTCGTCGTCTTCCTCGCCTTCGCTCGATTCGCTGGTGCCGTTCTCTTCCTCGGCCTTCGCCTCTTCGCGCGCCTTCAGGATGTCGGCCAGCTTGATCAGGCCCTCGTTCTCCTCGGCTTCGCGGAGCTTCTCACGCACCTCCTCGAAGTCCTTGCTCGAGGTGACGCGGGCGGACGAACTCGCGACCAGCTGAGCGACGGTGCTGGCGGGGACGCGGCTGCCGCGGTCCGCGGGGCCGAGCGCGTTGGCGTGGCTCCCGAAGAAGGGCGAGATGCGCTCGCCGGCGAGGGCGTAGCGCTGGAAGCGCTCGCCGAAGTCGTCGGTTGCGAGCAGGGACGGGATCACGACGTCGGCCGAGACGCCGTCGTTCTGGGTCGAGCGTCCGCCGGGCCGGAAGAAGCGCGCGGTCGTGATCTTGAGGGCGCCGAGGCCCGGGGGCAGAGGAGTCACGGTCTGGACCGTTCCCTTGCCGAAGGTGTGGTCGTCGCCGGTGATCACCGCGCGTCGATAGTCCTTCAGGGCACCGGCCAGGATCTCCGAGGCCGAGGCGGACACGCGCGAGACGTGGACCACCATCGGGCCCGAGTAGAGGATGCGCTCGTCCCGATCG
The DNA window shown above is from Myxococcota bacterium and carries:
- a CDS encoding lipopolysaccharide kinase InaA family protein is translated as MRFVRSPAAGLVIRHRPELTARQVLAAIDAHRENAGRGREHCEHWGPASSVSRILLTSGSTAWDLAVKWNHPRGARAAFAERWRGSRAARAVAGARRLASLGIAHPETWAIAERRPWGRVEESFLLTGFLPGSLPLPAAMPELLRDASRRRRVADALGRALGRLHAADLDHGDLKHSNLLVTADDDIALLDLDSLDPPKAPTWRRRVRALGQLEAYTRDLYPELPRSDRARVLRAYFREDPRCAGRREALLSDVEAWVAERLRRWEGRDRQLHIYYPLAPRPALPPTRVDVSPGSEAAVTTEEGRRCASH
- a CDS encoding antibiotic biosynthesis monooxygenase, which encodes MVTIGMNYFVLPGKEQVFEDACARVVDTMNGIDGHDDSHLYKQIDGDRPVYLIVSRWQSEDAFQAFVASDAFKKVTNWGAENILTGPPRHTTYQEG
- a CDS encoding PfkB family carbohydrate kinase; this encodes MSAKRATVVGLGLCVIDHLYLVEAQDPRAERQNYRDRRVSVGGMVTNALAQVARLGARAELVTQLGDDPDGVRARRELRTLGIGTRSVQVSRAMPTTVAVVFVDPATGERRFLTAPRAKLEARVRGLDLAAIRPGRVLLVDGHFPSQLRRAARRARKHGVPVVGDLSDARPAYVALLPYLDRPVLPEGFVRAWHRGTPSDAIRRLHDEFGAEAVVTQGSRGGLYWNDGRVARYRSPRVTVRDTTGAGDAFHGAFAVGLAEGLPLADNVARAARAGATACTRVGATAKLLGRSAWERVRATASR
- a CDS encoding glycosyltransferase family 4 protein, whose amino-acid sequence is MTHPRASDVGGVERQAHSIAVALLDAGHEVHFFCQRADAGIDPRLRIHRLSNPLRPLRWFKVWWFDRASERAVRDAGPFDLVQGFGKTSRQDVYFDGSGCLADFQRWSVDATIDAEWRRALRRASPHQRVVARIEGNRYTPGNYRRILAISDLVRDQILARYGLPSEDVETLYPGVDLERFRPDAARAAEARRSLGLSEATPLLAFLGSDYRRKGLPVFLETLARLEGVHGFVIGNERAERVRAFQEDARQLGVGDRVHWLGVQPEPEAWLAAADAFLFPTHFDAFGSAVLEALACGVPAIVSREAGAAELVEPGRTGDTLERTAPVAAWAEAAAEWLVREGRDQRCADARAAAEAHPWSRHVGRILELYQELGKSPPVVPHGG
- a CDS encoding SUMF1/EgtB/PvdO family nonheme iron enzyme, encoding MELARAFDTLGLDPGASVQEVEAAYRRLCDDFDARIGRVTSLALRDRYAAARAELEAARAAAIQVAGQTVRASGQEDPHTRSWDVLGLQAGASPLEVASAYVSLCEELDRELDSAPTEALRRRCLEARAEIDAAYQLCAAAPLAESGEAQTPPSGYETQMAPAAFEARQPEPPPEPAPAAIEIVTDPAPVPTRRRRRRPLRRFGAFAFTLLIACAATLGYGWTTKAEWFQLVKRVLPLPPAPALVEAQSAAEYLRRRVVEERRDIEQRADVASQRVDQLQAASYAETEPEARHRAEVALEQAQSRTNLASRLRDLTERHVFSSSALAEAYGRMELGAELAEAGEPDRAIAAYSEARSHLEATLESLDEAESALGVRSEALAARDAWIALAASAGLEPGAAIRDGGTRLEAGDRLLEEGNFAGATPELRSASQHFRTALDEGRRILAEERERAEAEARNAPPEEEAEQLASNGSPPETNGSHGGREAVLASVSPGERADVKLVAIPAGAFLYGCNGLVEQDCADSEPAGRRTQVDAFRIDRTEVRVSEYKHCVDAGVCAAPATGGGCNWENPGRGDHPVNCIAWEQASAYCGWVGKRLPTEQEWEKAARGTDGRTYPWGNVRASCEVAVMSEGGSGGCGRSSTAPVGSLERGRSPYGLFDMAGNVLEWTVSLHESGSGARVLRGGSWQNGAGFMRSSHREGASPKLRHESVGLRCAEGAVVAENGAS
- a CDS encoding rhomboid family intramembrane serine protease, with the protein product MFPLRDDNPTLSGSWVTFAFIGLNALAWFLVQGFGGDPAFSESICSLGAIPAAVLGTLGPGSEVPLGPQHVCTIGGSTTYTVVTSMFMHGGWFHILGNLWFLYVFGDNVEDAMGPVRFAVFYLVCGIAATAAHIASSPESAVPVVGASGAIGGVMGAYAFLYPRVSVHLLITLGFYVTTTVVPAWMMLGYWFVIQVVGGLPALAGSGGGVAFWAHVGGFLAGVALLPLFRVPARVEAHRRHVGRDRF
- a CDS encoding BolA/IbaG family iron-sulfur metabolism protein is translated as MPLQILSSPSDPPEDLVPQLEKAVREVFPDAATVEVTANSPGHFSVRVVCASFADQNRVKQQQRVYGAIAHLMAGDAAPVHAIDRLITETP